A stretch of DNA from Candidatus Polarisedimenticolaceae bacterium:
CTCGCCGCCGACGTCCTGTCGGGGGCTCCCGGCGCCCGCGACCGCTACCTCGCCTTTCTCGGGTCGGGGGGCTCGGACTATCCGCTCGAGCTGCTCCGCCGCGCGGGGGTGGACCTCGAGAGCCCGGAGCCGTTCACGGCCACCTTCCGGGAGCTCGAACGGCGGATCGTCGAGTTGGAGGCGCTCGTCGGCTGAGCCTCCCGTCACGCGGGACCGAACACCACCCATGCCCACGCCGCGAGGATCGCGACGGCGACCGCGACGCGCGCCCGCGGGGAGATCGCCGTGAGACGCGGCACGTTCCCCCCGAAGGCGACCCAGATCGGAGCGGCCAGCCCGAACGCGACGAAGGCGATCGCCGCCACGGCCACCAGGGGATTGAGGGCGACGGCACCAAACACGTCGCCGCGCGCGAGGGCGACGATCGCCCTCGT
This window harbors:
- a CDS encoding DUF2752 domain-containing protein, which gives rise to MTPPTAARSPRVLAWWWFAASSMVLAALPLAPAIAGAVPACPLRRWTGIPCLTCGGTRAIVALARGDVFGAVALNPLVAVAAIAFVAFGLAAPIWVAFGGNVPRLTAISPRARVAVAVAILAAWAWVVFGPA